One Aquarana catesbeiana isolate 2022-GZ linkage group LG04, ASM4218655v1, whole genome shotgun sequence genomic region harbors:
- the LOC141141314 gene encoding nuclear factor 7, ovary-like, whose translation MASSDLREELDCPVCLNIYTDPVMLKCGHNFCRVCIDRVFDTQEGSGGYSCPQCKEEFQNRPLPYKNVFLSTITQRFLSAPPNQKKTGISCIYCIHSSVPAVKFCLLCEASLCDDHLRVHSKSPEHVLCDPTTTPEKRKCSVHKKILEYYCTEDSALICISCVIFGEHRGHQVETLEEAFIKKKKKVTYNLEKLITKRENTEERIWSLQEHLRSVKSKADGETERVTAQFRVFRRRLEDLEKKVLGEITGKAERILHLVNDLIQQLKLKMEELSQKMHPLEKLCAMTSQLTVLQESDTGDLCDTEDEDDEDRGIHDKLLYNGGHLDGVSHMISTGLSDIISGVIEGIFIQKAVDILLDEDTAHTNVALSYDKKTAINTGPYQLRLDSKERFMDYNQVLGSRSFSSGRHYWEVDLQKSNNWIIGMCYASIDRDGGDSLIGRNDVSWGLGRKGSKYKAVHDKNETELHDIVPGKRVRVYLDYEAGQISFYMGAPLRHLHTFTATFTEPLYAVLGVYSIYSHILLD comes from the coding sequence ATGGCGTCCTCAGATCTGAGAGAGGAGCTGGATTGTCCTGTCTGCCTGAACATTTATACGGATCCTGTCATGTtgaaatgtggacacaacttctgccgggtctgcaTTGACCGTGTGTTTGATAcccaggaggggtctggaggttattcctgtcctcAGTGCAAAGAAGAATTCCAAAACCGGCCTTTACCGTACAAAAATGTATTTCTGAGTACCATCACTCAGCGTTTCCTGTCTGCTCCACCAAATCAAAAGAAGACCGGCATCTCCTGTATTTATTGTATTCACTCCTCTGTGCCTGCTGTGAAATTCTGCCTACTTTGTGAAGCTTCTCTATGTGATGACCAtctgagagtccacagcaagtcaccagaacacgtcttatgtgaccccaccaccaccccggagaaaaggaaatgctccgtccataagaagatcctggagtattactgcactgaggactcaGCCTTAATCTGTATCTCCTGCGTTATATTtggagaacatcggggacaccaggtggagacATTGGAAGAGGCCTtcataaagaagaagaagaaagtgaCATATAATCTGGAGAAACTGATTACTAAGAGAGAGAATACAGAAGAAAGAATCTGGAGTTTGCAGGAACACCTGAGAAGTGTAAAAAGCAAAGCAGACGGTGAaacagagagagtcactgcccAGTTCAGAGTCTTCAGGAGACGTCTAGAAGACCTGGAGAAGAAAGTCCTGGGTGAGATCACTGGGAAGGCAGAGCGAATCTTACACCTAGTCAATGATCTTATCCAGCAGTTGAAGTTAAAGATGGAGGAGCTGTCCCAGAAGATGCATCCATTAGAGAAGCTGTGTGCCATGACGAGTCAATTGACCGTCCTACAGGAATcggacacaggtgacttgtgtgatactgaggatgaagatgatgaagaCAGAGGAATACATGATAAGCTCCTCTATAATGGAGGGCATCTGGATGGGGTCTCACATATGATCAGCACAGGTTTATCAGATATAATAAGTGGTGTAATTGAAGGGATCTTCATACAGAAAGCTGTAGACATATTATTGGATGAGGACACGGCTCATACTAATGTAGCTCTCTCATATGACAAGAAGACTGCAATCAATACAGGTCCATACCAGCTTCGCCTAGATAGTAAGGAGAGATTTATGGATTATAATCAAGTTTTAGGCAGTCGGAgcttctcctcagggagacattactgggaagtagaTCTCCAGAAATCCAATAACTGGATTATTGGGATGTGTTATGCCAGTATAGACAGGGATGGTGGAGACTCCTTGATTGGAAGGAATGACGTGTCCTGGGGTTTGGGCAGGAAGGGTTCAAAATATAAAGCAGTACATGATAAAAATGAGACTGAGCTCCATGATATTGTTCCTGGTAAGCGAGTCCGggtatatctggattatgaggctggACAGATCTCCTTCTATATGGGTGCCCCCCTCCGCCACCTCCACACCTTCACtgccaccttcactgagcccctctatGCTGTGTTGGGTGTATACTCCATATACTCACATATATTATTGGATTGA